AGGGGTTTACTTAAACTTCTCTGATCCTTGGCCTAAAACGCGCCATGAAAAACGGCGCTTAACCTATAAATCATTCTTGGCTGAATACCAACAAATTATGCAACCAACGGGTTATTTACGTTTTAAGACCGATAACCAAGGCTTGTTTGAATACTCATTAGTGAGTTTAAATGCGTACGGGATGGTTTTTGATGATATTTCACTTGATTTACACAATAGTGATTTAGCAGAAGACAATATCCAAACAGAATATGAAGAAAAATTCAGTAAGCGCGGCCAAGTTATTTATCGTTTAGAAGCACATTACAAATAGTCTGCTTTAAAAAACACGTTTCAAAATAGCATCTCAAGCCAAACAAAAAACACTTACCAATCCGGTAAGTGTTTTTATTTGTTTAAAGTTGTGAAAATTCAATGACAACACCCGTTTTAGCATCAACTTTGAAGTGGAATTGGTTCGTGCCTTCTTCACGTTCGCAGATAACACCGCCTTGATAAACTGGGAAAGTCCGCTTGTTTTGTGAAAATAGATGAGGACTTTCCTCAATCCAAGAGCCGACGATTTGCCCTTCATGGCGAAGGCTTGCTTTAACATCTTCTAAAATCTTGTCGAGCTTAACCATCTTCTGTTGGGTTTTATATTGTCTGGTACCGGCTGCTGCCGCAACGGCTAGTCCGAAACCAGTTAAGAGATATTTTAACGTTTGACTATTTTTTTTCAAAAAAAAACTCCTCAGTAAATTTATCTTTAAATAGTATAGCACACTTTTTTGAGGAACAAGAGTGGACATTTGACCACAAACCGCTTATATTAAAACGAGTAGTTAAATTGAAGGGGTGCATAATGAAAGAATTCGCAAAGATGGCAGAAACAAATCTAACCCATCTCATTACCAAAGGAAAACATGTCTTATTTTTTACAGCAACGTGGTGTAGCGATTGCCGGTTTATTAAACCCGCAATGCCTGAAATCGAAGCTGAATTCCCAGAATATGAATTTATCGAAATTGATCGTGATCAATACATCGATATTTGTGAAGAATGGGAAATCTTCGGTATTCCAAGCTTTGTTGTGATTGATAATGGCCGTGAAGTTGGTCGTTTTGTGAATAAGGACCGGAAGACAAAACGTGAAATTTCAGAATTTATTCACTCATTAAGTTAATTTTAAAGGAGTCATAAAATGCTAATTGCAAGTATGAACCAAAAATCTTTTCCAAATATTCTCGTTGTGATGACCCAACCAGATGTGGCTAATCAGGTAACGACTGAGAAACAATCAATTGTCAGAATTAGCGATCAAGCAGATCAGACAATTGGTTATAACTTTTTAGCAATCGATCAATTATTACCTGAATTACAATTTAACGGGGTCCAAGCGCTCAGTGCTGCGGATGTCGCAACTTTAAATCAAGCTCTTGAAGCTGCTGATTTCACACCTGATTTAGTTGCTGACGAGACTCCACACATTGTGGTTGGTTATGTGCAGGAATGCGATGTGCATCCAGATTCCGATCATATGCACGTGACACAAACCCAAATTGCACCTGATCAAACGGTTCAAATCGTTTGTGGGGCTGCAAACATTGCGCAAGGCCAAAAAGTAATTGTCGCAACAGTTGGCGCAGTGATGCCAGAAGGTAAAATCATCTGGCCTGGTCAATTACGTGGTGTTCAAAGTGATGGTATGATTTGTGCTGCCCGTGAAATTGGTGTCGAAGGTGCACCGGCCAAAGGCATTATGGTCTTACCAGATGATTGGGAAGTTGGCCAAGCAGTGACGGCTGATGCAGTTGCCGCGCTATTAAAATAATTAAGCAACTTACGAATTTGTTATGGGCTTATTAA
This DNA window, taken from Latilactobacillus sakei, encodes the following:
- a CDS encoding thioredoxin yields the protein MKEFAKMAETNLTHLITKGKHVLFFTATWCSDCRFIKPAMPEIEAEFPEYEFIEIDRDQYIDICEEWEIFGIPSFVVIDNGREVGRFVNKDRKTKREISEFIHSLS
- a CDS encoding DUF4479 domain-containing protein, producing MLIASMNQKSFPNILVVMTQPDVANQVTTEKQSIVRISDQADQTIGYNFLAIDQLLPELQFNGVQALSAADVATLNQALEAADFTPDLVADETPHIVVGYVQECDVHPDSDHMHVTQTQIAPDQTVQIVCGAANIAQGQKVIVATVGAVMPEGKIIWPGQLRGVQSDGMICAAREIGVEGAPAKGIMVLPDDWEVGQAVTADAVAALLK